Proteins encoded in a region of the Ornithodoros turicata isolate Travis chromosome 3, ASM3712646v1, whole genome shotgun sequence genome:
- the LOC135389285 gene encoding uncharacterized protein K02A2.6-like: protein MTSQYGSNIVCCLGRAALPDIANITNSVDTIPFDLSDLPAEQRRDSSLQTIIEMLQPHTPLSRRDARRSQNFDPFGRPYLIVIPRHLRRALLQTLHDDPTTGHLGFARTYDRVIKRFFWPGMRRFISGYVRRCTDCQRRKHLPSAPQGLLQPIPPPAAPFQRLGIDLLGPFPVSADGNRWVVVCVDHYTRYAETKVLPTATAPDVASFLLEQVILRHGAPRELLSDRGSAFL, encoded by the coding sequence atgaccagccaatatgggtccaatattgtgtgctgcttgggccgcGCTGCTCTCCCCGACATCGCTAATATTACGAACTCCGTTGACACGATTCCATTTGACCTCTCGGACCTCCCCGCTGAGCAACGTCGTGATTCATCGTTGCAAACCATCATCGAGATGTTACAGCCACACACCCCGCTTTCACGGCGTGACGCTCGACGCTCCCAAAACTTTGATCCCTTCGGACGACCCTATTTGATCGTTATCCCTCGCCATCTTCGCCGCGCACTCCTTCAGACCCTGCATGATGATCCAACAACTGGACACCTCGGCTTCGCAAGGACGTACGACAGGGTCATCAAGCGCTTCTTCTGGCCTGGCATGCGGCGATTCATATCCGGATACGTTCGGCGATGCACCGATTGTCAGCGCCGTAAGCACCTGCCGTCCGCTCCCCAGGGTCTGCTTCAGCCCATTCCGCCCCCCGCGGCCCCCTTCCAACGCCTCGGTATCGACCTCCTTGGTCCCTTCCCGGTCTCTGCCGACGGAAACAGATGGGTTGTTGTCTGCGTAGACCACTACACCCGGTATGCTGAGACCAAGGTCCTCCCTACGGCCACAGCACCCGACGTTGCCTCTTTCCTGTTGGAACAAGTCATATTGAGACACGGCGCACCGAGGGAACTGCTGAGTGACCGAGGGTCAGCTTTCCTGTAA